Proteins encoded within one genomic window of Apis mellifera strain DH4 linkage group LG1, Amel_HAv3.1, whole genome shotgun sequence:
- the LOC550645 gene encoding max-binding protein MNT isoform X4, which yields MLIIDAAGAQRAIDVGNETNNNVNGLRDANSPMPTQVVGIINVVNDEPVRSWMPPPPKKKWIRHYLLEEEPLENNRTNGNHTASSRGSPVISSTRVTPPSASANSAHLTALHSASHHHHHLSHHQQQQQQQPAQQQQQQQLQHQQQQQQQQQQQQQQHHHHHHHHNNHNSTHNPYVENHNSNHAQQNAGNLVVDVEPSHDNKKHRNGPCVIRSGTREVHNKLEKNRRAHLKECFELLKRQLPSQEEKKSSNLSILHAAIRHIHMLKRKERDYEHEMERLAREKIAAQQRLLALKKELAATWDHIDFNTLLPEQNSVADITATRSVSENMEVDVTGLARGGTRYSSTSSLSSAATVSSPQTLQTTSTTSNIHNQVATAAVVCQTQGMNLAPSSRESPPTSSSPGSSAPSIPTPAQEKVNTSPTGIVQQPHQLHLPINAQILNTSQGLPTIVPTLQHIGPSLRVIPGDTRQLLVTHTAGNNESRPLTLAVQNSSDQSRPLIAVQSNTGSEPRPVALVVHSSTANDNRVTIVHSNLSNNDRPLALAVQSSANDVRPVTFVHSANEGRPLVLAAHSPALNVSNAQTRIRAGDAQTTHKMVGGVTLVGGNGSELTRLPGGAELNILPANGLTLSHTGVSLQTATGKPGSTVMQNAPSTEGIAHIVGPHTPLSGLTPIVTPMTVVSQGNQVTAHILAPSSLAGKMITTPILKSVAQMPIVNAQYINTTTLVKPVVVVSSPSTTSTPQSTTASSTQPSSTTHSTV from the exons aGGAGGAGCCGTTGGAAAATAATAGGACGAATGGGAATCACACGGCGAGCTCCCGAGGTAGCCCCGTGATCTCGAGCACGCGAGTAACGCCACCCTCGGCGAGCGCCAACTCGGCTCATCTGACCGCCCTGCACTCCGCGtcgcaccaccaccaccacctatCTCATCaccaacagcagcagcaacaacaaccggcgcagcagcaacaacagcagcaactGCAACAccaacaacagcagcaacaacaacaacaacagcaacagcagcaacatCACCATCACCATCACCATCACAACAATCACAACAGTACCCATAATCCTTACGTGGAAAATCATAATTCGAATCACGCGCAACAGAATGCTGGCAATCTCGTCGTCGACGTTGAACCGAGCCACGACAATAAGAAACATCGAAATGG ACCGTGCGTAATCCGTTCTGGCACCAGAGAAGTGCATAACaaattggagaaaaatcgAAGGGCACACCTGAAAGAATGCTTCGAATTGTTGAAGAGACAGCTTCCCTcgcaagaagagaaaaaatcctCGAATCTTTCGATTCTTCATGCTGCGATCAGGCATATACAc ATGTTGAAAAGGAAGGAACGTGATTATGAGCACGAAATGGAAAGGCTTGCCAGAGAAAAAATTGCTGCTCAACAGAGATTGTTAGCTTTGAAGAAAGAACTTGCTGCTACGTGGGatcatattgattttaatactcTTTTACCAGAACAGAATTCGGTTGCCGATATAACGGCCACGAGAAGTG TTTCAGAAAACATGGAGGTTGATGTGACTGGGCTTGCTCGGGGTGGTACAAGGTATAGTAGTACCAGCAGTCTGAGCAGCGCAGCCACGGTCAGTTCACCACAGACACTTCAAACCACTAGTACGACTTCCAATATTCATAATCAAGTTGCCACCGCAGCTGTAGTTTGCCAAACGCAAGGAATGAATCTTGCACCAAGCTCTAGGGAAAGTCCACCTACGAGTTCAAGTCCTGGATCATCCGCACCTAGCATTCCTACTCCGGCACAG gAGAAAGTTAATACTTCACCAACGGGTATAGTACAGCAGCCGCACCAGCTGCACTTACCGATCAACGCTCAGATATTGAACACGAGTCAAGGTTTACCAACTATCGTCCCAACGCTTCAACACATCGGGCCGAGTTTGAGGGTGATACCCGGTGACACAAGGCAACTTCTGGTTACTCACACAGCTGGCAATAACGAGTCCAGGCCGCTCACGTTAGCTGTGCAAAACTCGTCGGATCAATCGAGGCCGCTCATTGCCGTGCAATCGAACACTGGAAGTGAGCCAAGGCCCGTAGCGCTGGTCGTTCACTCGTCCACGGCCAACGACAACAGGGTAACGATCGTGCATTCTAATCTATCCAACAACGACAGGCCGTTGGCCCTAGCCGTGCAGTCGTCCGCCAATGACGTCAGGCCAGTTACATTTGTGCACTCTGCAAACGAGGGAAGGCCGTTAGTTCTTGCTGCGCATTCTCCTGCATTGAATGTGTCAA ATGCTCAAACAAGGATAAGAGCGGGAGATGCGCAAACCACGCATAAAATGGTTGGTGGTGTGACATTGGTAGGCGGAAACGGATCAGAATTGACCAGACTTCCCGGTGGCGCTGAATTAAACATACTCCCTGCAAATG GATTGACGTTGAGCCACACAGGTGTGTCGCTTCAAACCGCGACGGGTAAACCAGGTTCGACAGTGATGCAAAACGCTCCGTCCACAGAGGGTATAGCTCACATCGTTGGCCCGCACACACCCCTTTCCGGCCTCACGCCGATCGTCACTCCGATGACAGTTGTTTCCCAAGGAAACCAAGTGACCGCTCATATACTGGCCCCCTCCAGCCTTGCCGGCAAAATGATAACCACcccaattttaaaatctgtgGCGCAAATGCCGATCGTGAACGCTCAGTATATCAACACAACCACCCTGGTGAAGCCTGTTGTTGTCGTCAGCTCACCGTCAACCACGTCCACGCCCCAATCGACGACGGCTTCCAGTACGCAACCCTCCTCGACCACGCATTCGACCGTCTGA
- the LOC550645 gene encoding mucin-5AC isoform X5, whose protein sequence is MLIIDEEEPLENNRTNGNHTASSRGSPVISSTRVTPPSASANSAHLTALHSASHHHHHLSHHQQQQQQQPAQQQQQQQLQHQQQQQQQQQQQQQQHHHHHHHHNNHNSTHNPYVENHNSNHAQQNAGNLVVDVEPSHDNKKHRNGPCVIRSGTREVHNKLEKNRRAHLKECFELLKRQLPSQEEKKSSNLSILHAAIRHIHMLKRKERDYEHEMERLAREKIAAQQRLLALKKELAATWDHIDFNTLLPEQNSVADITATRSVSENMEVDVTGLARGGTRYSSTSSLSSAATVSSPQTLQTTSTTSNIHNQVATAAVVCQTQGMNLAPSSRESPPTSSSPGSSAPSIPTPAQEKVNTSPTGIVQQPHQLHLPINAQILNTSQGLPTIVPTLQHIGPSLRVIPGDTRQLLVTHTAGNNESRPLTLAVQNSSDQSRPLIAVQSNTGSEPRPVALVVHSSTANDNRVTIVHSNLSNNDRPLALAVQSSANDVRPVTFVHSANEGRPLVLAAHSPALNVSNAQTRIRAGDAQTTHKMVGGVTLVGGNGSELTRLPGGAELNILPANGLTLSHTGVSLQTATGKPGSTVMQNAPSTEGIAHIVGPHTPLSGLTPIVTPMTVVSQGNQVTAHILAPSSLAGKMITTPILKSVAQMPIVNAQYINTTTLVKPVVVVSSPSTTSTPQSTTASSTQPSSTTHSTV, encoded by the exons aGGAGGAGCCGTTGGAAAATAATAGGACGAATGGGAATCACACGGCGAGCTCCCGAGGTAGCCCCGTGATCTCGAGCACGCGAGTAACGCCACCCTCGGCGAGCGCCAACTCGGCTCATCTGACCGCCCTGCACTCCGCGtcgcaccaccaccaccacctatCTCATCaccaacagcagcagcaacaacaaccggcgcagcagcaacaacagcagcaactGCAACAccaacaacagcagcaacaacaacaacaacagcaacagcagcaacatCACCATCACCATCACCATCACAACAATCACAACAGTACCCATAATCCTTACGTGGAAAATCATAATTCGAATCACGCGCAACAGAATGCTGGCAATCTCGTCGTCGACGTTGAACCGAGCCACGACAATAAGAAACATCGAAATGG ACCGTGCGTAATCCGTTCTGGCACCAGAGAAGTGCATAACaaattggagaaaaatcgAAGGGCACACCTGAAAGAATGCTTCGAATTGTTGAAGAGACAGCTTCCCTcgcaagaagagaaaaaatcctCGAATCTTTCGATTCTTCATGCTGCGATCAGGCATATACAc ATGTTGAAAAGGAAGGAACGTGATTATGAGCACGAAATGGAAAGGCTTGCCAGAGAAAAAATTGCTGCTCAACAGAGATTGTTAGCTTTGAAGAAAGAACTTGCTGCTACGTGGGatcatattgattttaatactcTTTTACCAGAACAGAATTCGGTTGCCGATATAACGGCCACGAGAAGTG TTTCAGAAAACATGGAGGTTGATGTGACTGGGCTTGCTCGGGGTGGTACAAGGTATAGTAGTACCAGCAGTCTGAGCAGCGCAGCCACGGTCAGTTCACCACAGACACTTCAAACCACTAGTACGACTTCCAATATTCATAATCAAGTTGCCACCGCAGCTGTAGTTTGCCAAACGCAAGGAATGAATCTTGCACCAAGCTCTAGGGAAAGTCCACCTACGAGTTCAAGTCCTGGATCATCCGCACCTAGCATTCCTACTCCGGCACAG gAGAAAGTTAATACTTCACCAACGGGTATAGTACAGCAGCCGCACCAGCTGCACTTACCGATCAACGCTCAGATATTGAACACGAGTCAAGGTTTACCAACTATCGTCCCAACGCTTCAACACATCGGGCCGAGTTTGAGGGTGATACCCGGTGACACAAGGCAACTTCTGGTTACTCACACAGCTGGCAATAACGAGTCCAGGCCGCTCACGTTAGCTGTGCAAAACTCGTCGGATCAATCGAGGCCGCTCATTGCCGTGCAATCGAACACTGGAAGTGAGCCAAGGCCCGTAGCGCTGGTCGTTCACTCGTCCACGGCCAACGACAACAGGGTAACGATCGTGCATTCTAATCTATCCAACAACGACAGGCCGTTGGCCCTAGCCGTGCAGTCGTCCGCCAATGACGTCAGGCCAGTTACATTTGTGCACTCTGCAAACGAGGGAAGGCCGTTAGTTCTTGCTGCGCATTCTCCTGCATTGAATGTGTCAA ATGCTCAAACAAGGATAAGAGCGGGAGATGCGCAAACCACGCATAAAATGGTTGGTGGTGTGACATTGGTAGGCGGAAACGGATCAGAATTGACCAGACTTCCCGGTGGCGCTGAATTAAACATACTCCCTGCAAATG GATTGACGTTGAGCCACACAGGTGTGTCGCTTCAAACCGCGACGGGTAAACCAGGTTCGACAGTGATGCAAAACGCTCCGTCCACAGAGGGTATAGCTCACATCGTTGGCCCGCACACACCCCTTTCCGGCCTCACGCCGATCGTCACTCCGATGACAGTTGTTTCCCAAGGAAACCAAGTGACCGCTCATATACTGGCCCCCTCCAGCCTTGCCGGCAAAATGATAACCACcccaattttaaaatctgtgGCGCAAATGCCGATCGTGAACGCTCAGTATATCAACACAACCACCCTGGTGAAGCCTGTTGTTGTCGTCAGCTCACCGTCAACCACGTCCACGCCCCAATCGACGACGGCTTCCAGTACGCAACCCTCCTCGACCACGCATTCGACCGTCTGA
- the LOC550645 gene encoding mucin-5AC isoform X3 — protein MSLETLLEAARFVEQQEKKRERLASSSSSSSDHPLAVAPHSNHHNSNEPRGAKLKRERTEQDDLFCEEKMLIIDEEEPLENNRTNGNHTASSRGSPVISSTRVTPPSASANSAHLTALHSASHHHHHLSHHQQQQQQQPAQQQQQQQLQHQQQQQQQQQQQQQQHHHHHHHHNNHNSTHNPYVENHNSNHAQQNAGNLVVDVEPSHDNKKHRNGPCVIRSGTREVHNKLEKNRRAHLKECFELLKRQLPSQEEKKSSNLSILHAAIRHIHMLKRKERDYEHEMERLAREKIAAQQRLLALKKELAATWDHIDFNTLLPEQNSVADITATRSVSENMEVDVTGLARGGTRYSSTSSLSSAATVSSPQTLQTTSTTSNIHNQVATAAVVCQTQGMNLAPSSRESPPTSSSPGSSAPSIPTPAQEKVNTSPTGIVQQPHQLHLPINAQILNTSQGLPTIVPTLQHIGPSLRVIPGDTRQLLVTHTAGNNESRPLTLAVQNSSDQSRPLIAVQSNTGSEPRPVALVVHSSTANDNRVTIVHSNLSNNDRPLALAVQSSANDVRPVTFVHSANEGRPLVLAAHSPALNVSNAQTRIRAGDAQTTHKMVGGVTLVGGNGSELTRLPGGAELNILPANGLTLSHTGVSLQTATGKPGSTVMQNAPSTEGIAHIVGPHTPLSGLTPIVTPMTVVSQGNQVTAHILAPSSLAGKMITTPILKSVAQMPIVNAQYINTTTLVKPVVVVSSPSTTSTPQSTTASSTQPSSTTHSTV, from the exons aGGAGGAGCCGTTGGAAAATAATAGGACGAATGGGAATCACACGGCGAGCTCCCGAGGTAGCCCCGTGATCTCGAGCACGCGAGTAACGCCACCCTCGGCGAGCGCCAACTCGGCTCATCTGACCGCCCTGCACTCCGCGtcgcaccaccaccaccacctatCTCATCaccaacagcagcagcaacaacaaccggcgcagcagcaacaacagcagcaactGCAACAccaacaacagcagcaacaacaacaacaacagcaacagcagcaacatCACCATCACCATCACCATCACAACAATCACAACAGTACCCATAATCCTTACGTGGAAAATCATAATTCGAATCACGCGCAACAGAATGCTGGCAATCTCGTCGTCGACGTTGAACCGAGCCACGACAATAAGAAACATCGAAATGG ACCGTGCGTAATCCGTTCTGGCACCAGAGAAGTGCATAACaaattggagaaaaatcgAAGGGCACACCTGAAAGAATGCTTCGAATTGTTGAAGAGACAGCTTCCCTcgcaagaagagaaaaaatcctCGAATCTTTCGATTCTTCATGCTGCGATCAGGCATATACAc ATGTTGAAAAGGAAGGAACGTGATTATGAGCACGAAATGGAAAGGCTTGCCAGAGAAAAAATTGCTGCTCAACAGAGATTGTTAGCTTTGAAGAAAGAACTTGCTGCTACGTGGGatcatattgattttaatactcTTTTACCAGAACAGAATTCGGTTGCCGATATAACGGCCACGAGAAGTG TTTCAGAAAACATGGAGGTTGATGTGACTGGGCTTGCTCGGGGTGGTACAAGGTATAGTAGTACCAGCAGTCTGAGCAGCGCAGCCACGGTCAGTTCACCACAGACACTTCAAACCACTAGTACGACTTCCAATATTCATAATCAAGTTGCCACCGCAGCTGTAGTTTGCCAAACGCAAGGAATGAATCTTGCACCAAGCTCTAGGGAAAGTCCACCTACGAGTTCAAGTCCTGGATCATCCGCACCTAGCATTCCTACTCCGGCACAG gAGAAAGTTAATACTTCACCAACGGGTATAGTACAGCAGCCGCACCAGCTGCACTTACCGATCAACGCTCAGATATTGAACACGAGTCAAGGTTTACCAACTATCGTCCCAACGCTTCAACACATCGGGCCGAGTTTGAGGGTGATACCCGGTGACACAAGGCAACTTCTGGTTACTCACACAGCTGGCAATAACGAGTCCAGGCCGCTCACGTTAGCTGTGCAAAACTCGTCGGATCAATCGAGGCCGCTCATTGCCGTGCAATCGAACACTGGAAGTGAGCCAAGGCCCGTAGCGCTGGTCGTTCACTCGTCCACGGCCAACGACAACAGGGTAACGATCGTGCATTCTAATCTATCCAACAACGACAGGCCGTTGGCCCTAGCCGTGCAGTCGTCCGCCAATGACGTCAGGCCAGTTACATTTGTGCACTCTGCAAACGAGGGAAGGCCGTTAGTTCTTGCTGCGCATTCTCCTGCATTGAATGTGTCAA ATGCTCAAACAAGGATAAGAGCGGGAGATGCGCAAACCACGCATAAAATGGTTGGTGGTGTGACATTGGTAGGCGGAAACGGATCAGAATTGACCAGACTTCCCGGTGGCGCTGAATTAAACATACTCCCTGCAAATG GATTGACGTTGAGCCACACAGGTGTGTCGCTTCAAACCGCGACGGGTAAACCAGGTTCGACAGTGATGCAAAACGCTCCGTCCACAGAGGGTATAGCTCACATCGTTGGCCCGCACACACCCCTTTCCGGCCTCACGCCGATCGTCACTCCGATGACAGTTGTTTCCCAAGGAAACCAAGTGACCGCTCATATACTGGCCCCCTCCAGCCTTGCCGGCAAAATGATAACCACcccaattttaaaatctgtgGCGCAAATGCCGATCGTGAACGCTCAGTATATCAACACAACCACCCTGGTGAAGCCTGTTGTTGTCGTCAGCTCACCGTCAACCACGTCCACGCCCCAATCGACGACGGCTTCCAGTACGCAACCCTCCTCGACCACGCATTCGACCGTCTGA